The Candidatus Saccharimonadia bacterium genomic interval AATAATTAACGACGAGGACACCCCCGTGAAAGTACGCGCCAGCGTCAAACCAATCTGCGCCCGCTGCAAAGTCATCAAACGCGAAGGCGTGGTGCGTGTGATTTGCGAAGTGAAGCCCCGTCATAAGCAGAGGCAGGGTTAGCACGTGGCACGTATTTCCGGCGTCAACATTCCCGAGGCAAAGCGAGTCGAAATCGCCCTCACCTACGTTTTTGGTATTGGTCCCACCACTAGCCGCAAAATTTTAGCCACCACTGGCATCAACCCCGACACGCGAGTCAAGGACCTCACCGAGCCCGAAATCTCCAAGCTCCGTGAGCTCATCGACAAGAATTACCGGGTCGAAGGTGACCTCCAGCGCGAAATCAGTCTCAACATCAAGCGGCTCAAAGAAATCAACTCGTACCGCGGTTTGCGCCACAAGGCCAACCTGCCGGTCCGGGGTCAGCGCACCAAGACCAACGCCCGCACCAAGCGCGGCCGCAAGGTCACCATGGGCTCCGGTCGTAAAAAAGCGGCATCTAAGACGTAAGGAATATTCAGATGATGGCGAAACCAACCCCCAAAACCACGTCCACTGCCCGCCGGCGCAAGATCAAGCGTTCGGTTGCTACTGGTCAGATGCACGTACAGGCCACGTTCAACAATACTATCGTGACGTTTACCGACGAGCGCGGCAACGCACTATCGTGGGCCAGCTCCGGCTCCAGTGGCTTCAAGGGCAGTCGCAAAAGCACGCCCTACGCTGCGCAAACCGCCGCCGAGCGCGCCGCAACTGCCGCCAAAGATTACGGCCTCACTCGAGTTGACGTGCTCGTCAACGGCGTCGGCAGTGGCCGCGAGTCGGCTATCCGCGCCCTCACCACCATGGGCATCGCCGTCACAAGCATTAAGGACGTCACCGGCATTCCGCACGGCGGCTGCCGACCGCGAAAGGCAAGGAGAGTCTAATGGCACGCAACCTTACCCCGATCGTTAAGCTCAGCCGCCGCGAAGCCGTGGCCTTGCACCCCAAGGCCATCAAGGGCATCACCAAGCACCCCTACAAGCCGGGTCAGCACGGTCCCAACGCTGGCCGCTCCAAGCCCAGCCAGTACTCGCTCCAGCTACGCCAAAAGCAGATGGTCAAACGCATGTACGGCTTGCTCGAAAAGCAATTTGCCAAAGTCGTCCACGAGGCCGAGCGCCGCACCGGTAACTCCGGCGACATCATGCTCACCTTGCTCGAGCAGCGCTTCGACAACGCCGTCTACCGCCTCGGCATCGCCCCCAGCCGCCAATCGGCTCGTCAGCTCGTCACCCACGGCCATTTCATGCTCAACGGCCGCCGCGTCGACATCCCCTCCATCATCCTCAAACCCGGCGACGAATTTTCTGTGCGGCCCAAGAGTGCTGCAAACGCCTACTTCAAACAGCTCGGTACTGACCTCGGCGGTTCTTCCGCCCAGGTGCGGTGGCTCAGCTTCGATGCCAAAAAACTCTCCGGAAAAGTCACCGGGCTCCCTGCCCGCGAGGACATTACCGAAGAGATCCATGAACAGCTTATTATCGAATTTTACTCAAGGTAAGGAAGGACTAATTAAGTGTTACACCCGATTCAGCTCCCTGAGCTCAAGCCCACACGCGAAGACGGCAACAAGGCCACCTTCGCGGTCGAACCGCTGCACTCCGGCTACGGCATGACGCTCGGCAACAGTCTGCGCCGCGTCATCCTCTCGAGCCTTGGTGGCGCCGCCGTCACGGCCGTCAAGATCGACAGCGTTGCCCACGAATTCTCTACGATCGAAGGCGTCAAGGAAGACGTCGTCGAGATCATCCTCAACCTCAAGAAACTCCGCTTCCGCGTATTTTCCGACGAGCCGCAGTTCCTCGTGCTCACCGCCTCCGGCAAAGGCGAGGTAAAGGCTGGTGACATCAAGACCACCGCCGACGTCGAGATCGTTAACCCCGACCAGGTCATCGCCACTCTCGACACCGACAAGACCAAGCTCGGTATGGAAATCAAGGTCGAAAAGGGCCGCGGCTACGTGCCGGTCGAGAACCGCGAAGCCGAGAAGCTCGAAGTCGGCATGATCGCCGTCGACGCGCTCTACTCACCGGTCGTCCGCGTGCGCTACAACGTCGAAAACACCCGCGTCGGCCAGATGACCGACCTCGACCGCCTCGTTATGGAAATCGAGACCGACGGCACCATCACCCCAGCCGAGGCCATCCGCCAGGCTGCTGACATCCTCGTGGATCACTTCCGCGTGGTCGCCGGCAACTTCTCCGCCGAAGACACCGGCACCATCATCGGTGGCACTGCCGAATCCGGCTCAGCCAAGATCAACATCGAAGAGATCAATCTCTCGCCGCGCACCACCAACGCGCTCATCAATAACGACATTAAGTCCGTCAAGGACCTCCTCAAGCTGTCCGACACCGAACTGCGCGAGCTCAAAGGTTTCGGCTCTAAGGCCTACGAAGAGGTCAAAGAAAAAATTGCCGAACTCGGCATCTCGGACGCGGAGAAGGTAGCCTAGTATGCACCGCCATAGTTACACAGGAAGGAAATTGCAGCTCGCGGCCGGTCCGCGCCGCGCCCTCGTGCGCGGGCAGCTCACCTCGCTTACGCTTCACGAAGCCATTACCACCACACTGCCCAAGGCCAAAGAAGTCGCACCAGCCTTTGAGCGCCTGGTAACCTATGCCAAAAAAGGCACTTTGGCCGGCGGCCGCTCGTTGCGCCGTGAACTGCTTACCGAAAACGCCGTCCAAAAAATGATCCAGGAACTCGCGCCGGCCTTCGAAAGCCGTCACGGCGGGTACACCCGGATCATCAAGCTCGCCAACCGCCTGGGCGACAATGCCCCCATGGCTCGCCTGGAATTGGTGCTCGACGACATCAAGCCGGCTGTGGTTGCTTCGGCAGCACCCGCCAAAGCCAAAACCAAGGCGCCGGCCAAGACCAAAGCCGCTGCAACGAAAAAGACTGCGGTAGCCGCCACCGCCACCAATGAGGCCCCCAATGCTTAAAACCTACTCACCCAAACCTAGCGAACTCACCCACGATTGGTACATCATCGACGCCCAGGGCAAGACTCTCGGCCGGCTGGCCACGCTCGTCGCCACCTATTTGCTGGGTAAGCACAGAGTGCAATTTAGCCCCCACCTCGACTGCGGCGACAACATCGTCATCATCAACGCCGCCCAAATTGCCGTCACCGGCAACAAACTGACCGACAAAAAATACTACCACCACTCGGGCTACCCCGGCGGCATCAAAGAAACCTCGCTGGCTGAGCTCATTAGCCGCAACCCGGCCGCGGCCCTCGAAAAAGCCGTCACCGGCATGCTGCCCAAAAACAAGCTCACCGACGACCGCCTGCGCCGCCTCAAGGTCTACGCCGGCGCCGAACACCCGCACGCGGGCCAGAACCCTAAACCACTTGGAGATAACTAATGGCTGACGCTACCCACTATCATTACGCCCGTGGTCGCCGCAAAGAGGCCATTGCTACGGTACGGCTCTACCCCGGCAAGGGCGAAATCGTCGTCGGCGATAAGACCGCTGCCGATTACTTCAACAACGACGCACTCGTAACCGTCGTCGAGCAGCCCATCAAGCTGGCCGGCCAGGAGCAAAAGCTCCGCGTGAGCCTGCACGTCAAAGGCGGCGGCAAGCGCGGCCAAGCCGAAGCTGCCCAGCTCGCCATCGCCCGCGCCCTCAATGTGATGAGCGAAGACCTGCGCCCCACCCTCAAGAAAGCCGGCTTCCTCACCCGCGATCCCCGCGAAAAAGAGCGCATGAAGCCCGGCCTCAAGAAGGCCCGCAAGGCTTCGCAGTTCTCCAAGCGCTAGTCGAGTGAAGTTCTACGCCCTCGGTAACCCCCGCGACTCCGCCACCTTTCGGGAGGCCGTCGAGCGAGGATTAGCCAAAAACGGAAGTCTCTATTTCCCAACGCGTATCCCTAAGCTCTCGCGCCCGCAGCTCGAGAGCTTAGTTGATGCTACGCCGTCCGAAGTTGCCTATGTGTTGCTCTCGGCCTGGCTCGGCGACGAACTAGCCGAAGCCAACCTCCGCTCCATCATCGCCCAAGCCTGCACCTTCGAGGTGCCGGTAGTACAGGTGGGGCCCAAGGAAGTTCTGGAGGTGTTCCACGGCCCCACTGCTGCCTTCAAAGATGTCGCCGCTCGCTACTTGGCCGCCTTTATGGGCTTTTACGGAGCCGAAAACGGCCATACCAGCATCGTCCTCGTAGCGACCAGCGGCGACACCGGCGGCGCCATCGCCCAGGGATTTGCCGGCATCCCTGACACACATGTTGTGGTGCTATTTCCTCGTGGCCGCGTTAGCCAGCTCCAACGCGAACAACTCACCCGAGTAGCCGCCAACATCACGAGCCTCGAGGTAGAAGGCAGCTTCGACGACTGCCAAGACCTGGTAAAGCGCGCCCTAAACGATCCATCACTTAGCCAGCTCCACCTCACCACGGCCAACTCCATCAGCATCGGCCGACTGCTACCCCAGATAACCTACTACGTTACCGGGTCGCTGGCAGCCGGCGGCCTCCACCGGCCGCTGCGCTTCGTGGTACCCTCTGGCAACCTCGGCAACCTCACCGCCGGCACCCTCGCTCGCGCCATGGGCGCGCCGATCACCTCATTCTTAGCGGCCAACAACGCCAACAACCTGCTCCACCGCTATCTCCAGTCGCCCGAGGCCGGCACTCGTCCGGTGCAGGCCACGTTCGCCAATGCCATGGACGTGGGCCGCCCGGGCAACCTCCCGCGTCTCGCTCAGGTCTTTGGCGACCACCATAGCCAGCTCACCGCCGCCGTCACCGGGGCCACCATCACCGATGCCGAAATTATCGCCACCATCCAAAAGGTATGGACGGAGCACCACTATCTTCTCGATCCGCACACCGCCGTAGCCTGGGCCGCCAGCGACGCCCACCCGGCCGCAGCCGCCACCGATGTGATCGTGGCCACTGCCGCCCCGCAAAAATTCGCCAGCGAAATCGAAGCCCTGTGCGGCATTCCAGTCGACAACACCCAACTTTTGCAACAATTGCAGCACATCCCGGTGCGCTTCCAGGCCATGCCAAACAGCTATCAAGCCCTACTCGACGTGCTCGCGTCCGTCTCGCCGCACGCGCCCTCCACCTTATAGCTAAGCGCTACAGTTAATGGTATAATAATCCTGCTTCTAGCAGCCCTGCCGCTGGATGAATTCTTGGTGACCTTCACAACTCACGGGGGTGGGACAGCTATGACCAAATGGGATGCAAGGTGGCCCCGTCGCGCCGCCTGCAAAACTACCGAAACGGACACCATGTTTGCCCAAGGAGCGGCCCAGAATCGCGTCAAGCTGGTCTGTCTCGGCTGTCCGGTTCGAACTGAATGCTTGGCCGATGCTCTCGACAACCGCGTCGAATTTGGCGTCTGGGGTGGCAAGACCGAGCGCGAGCGCCGAGCAGTGTTGCGGCTAAACCCCGGTGTTCGCAGCTGGCGAGACGTGCTAGATGTTGCCCGTCGCCGCCACGAAGGCGAAGTAGACGCCCGTCTGCCCGAATACCCACCCGAACCGGCTCCGGTCCAGGACGAAAACCCGCCGCCAGCCAAGCCTCCACGGCCACCGTCATTGATCCCGCGTGGCTCACAAAGTGGGCGCGATCAGGCCGTGCTGGAATTCTTGCGAGACTGCTACCCGCCGAACCAGGAGCAGATGATGAGTACGGTCGCGACGGCCAAAAAACTCCACGTCGCGACCGTTACATTCCGAGCCGCCATCGCCAGCCTAGAAGCCCAGGGACTGATCACGTTTAGGCGCGGCTTCGGTCCACATCCCTCCCGCATCACCCTCCACTCCCAACCCGTCGTCACCCGGGAAACTAGCCTATCCGGCTAACCACGTCCGCCGGTTCTTGTTCTCACAAAGGACAGGAACCGGCGGCGCCCGAGCGTTATTCCGTACCTCAGCCATAAGCGCTATAATTACTCCAGTGAATCAGCACAATCAGCGGACCATCCGCGGCCTTATCATTTTCGCCGTCAGTATCGGATTGCTTGGTACTCTCGGTTTTTCGCACTTCGCTCACTTGTCGGTGGGTGAAGCTATTTATGAGACATTTATCATTCTGCTTACCCATTACGATCACTACGGGTTCACCGATACCCCGTCCCGTCTGCTCGTAATCCTCCTCATTATCTCGAGTCTTGGACTGGTTGCGTATTTACTTAAGTGGCTGGCCGAATATATGATGGGCCTTAGTGATAACGTACGCAGGTTGAGAGTGCAGGCAAAAGTCGAAAAACTAAAAAACCATTACATCGTGTGTGGACTCGGCCGAGTCGGCGCGCAAGTCGCAGGCGAAATGATGCACGAAGGCGTATCATTTGTGGGACTCGACCGCGACGAGGGCAAAGTGGCTGATGCGTTGGGGCGCGGCCAGATGGCTCTCGCCCTCGATAGCACGGTCGAAGAAGTGCTCACGTCGGTAGGCATTCAAAAAGCCGCCGGCCTCGTAGCCTGCTTGGGCGAAGATTCCCTCAACCTGTTTGTGGTGCTGGCGGCCCGCTCGCTCAACCCCAACCTCTACATTGTGGCCCGCGCCAACCGCCCCGAGAATGAAATCAAGCTCAAGCACGCCGGCGCCAATCGTGTTGCCATGCCATATCAGATCGGTGGCTACCACATGGCCTCCATGGCGTTACGCCCGAACGTGGTCGACTACATGGACGTCATGACGGGCAAAAACGGCCTTACCGAGCTCGAAGTCGAAGAAATGGTAGTGGGGGAGCACTCGCAACTAGCCGGCCATCGCCTCGGAAAAACCCTAGCCGAAGGCGAAATCGGAGCCACCGTCATCGCTATCAACGGCATCGATGGCACAAGCCGCGTGCGACCTACCGGCAAGGAGGTCATATACCCCGGCGACCGGCTCATCATACTTGGAGCCAAACGCGACCTCACACGAGCCTCGGAGCTCATCAGATGACTCTGGAGGCCTTTACCGTCACCCCCAGAGCCGCCAACGAGCGGCTCGATGTGTATTTAGCGCAGCAAACCACACGCCCCCGGAGCCAGATCCAGCGGCTGGTGAAAGCCGGGTTGGTGCTGGTAAATGATCGCCCCCAGCGCGCAAGCTACGCAGTGCAGGCGGGGGACAAACTCACGGTAGGGGAGACCTCCGCGCCAACCGGCCGCCCCTCAGCGCCCGATCTGCCCATCATCTACGAAGACGACGACCTGTTCGTAGTCGACAAACCGGCCGGCCTCCTCGTGCATCCCGGCGCCGGCAGTGGCCAGGCCGCCAGCGTGGCCGACTTTGCCCGCCCCCGCACCACCGATCCCGATGCCGAGCGGCCGGGCATTGTGCACCGGCTCGATCGTGATACATCCGGTCTGCTCATTATTGCCAAAACCCTCGAAGCCAAAGCCTTTCTGCAGGACGCCTTCAAGCGCCGCCAGATACACAAGACCTACCAACTACTCGTAGTAGGGCTGCCGTCGCACGAGGAGGCCACTATCAAGCTGCCGTTAGGCCGCCACCCAGCACATCCATTGCGGCAGACCGTGGTGAGCGGCGGCCGCGAAGCCGCTACCAGCTACCGGCTGGTGCGCAGCTTTCCAGGATTTGCGCTCCTAGAAGCCCAGCCGCAGTCCGGCCGCACACACCAGCTGCGGGTTCACTTTGCCGCTCTGGGGCACCCTGTGGCCGGCGATACCGCCTACGGCGTCCCGCGGCGGCCCCTCGGCCTGCGACGGCAATTTCTGCATGCCGCCGGGCTCCAATTTACCGCTCCCTCGGGCCGGGAGCTCCAACTCCACAGCCCACTGCCCACGGACCTCGCCGCCGCGCTTGCCCGCCTAGAATCATCCGCCGAAGCCGCGCCCAGTCCCACGGGAGACCAGTTATGACGACGAAACTCCTCCTTCACCCGCACACCGCTGCCAATCTTGCCACCTTCGCCGGCGCCGCGGGTGGCAGCGCCATATTTCATGGCGCGCCGGGTCTCGGCAAGTCCGCAGCCGTCCGCGAGCTCGCTATGCGCCTCAACTGCCTCGGCGACGAGGCCGGCCCCTGCGCCCACTGCCGCGCGATCGTCGCCGGCAACTTCCCCGATCTGTTGTGGCTCGACCGCGGCGACAAGGCCAGTCTGGGCATCGAGGCCGTTCGCGGTCTCACCGCCGAGCTGGGGCTACGGCCCTATCGCGCGGCCGCCGTGCGGATGGTCGGTATCCCCGACGCTCAGCTGCTCACTCCCGAAGCCCAAAACGCCCTCCTGAAGCTCCTCGAAGAACCACCTCCAGCCACCCTCATCATCCTCACCACCACCCGGGTGGAGGCATTACTGCTCACAGTGCGCTCGCGCTGCCGCCTAGTGCATTTTGTAGCACCCGGCGAAACGGCCGTTGCCACCCTGCTCACGAGTACCCATGGCGTCCCCGGAGCCACCGCCCAGCAGCTCGCGACCGCCGCCGGGGGAGCGCCCGGTACCGCCATCGCGCTCGTCGAGCACCCCGAAACTGCGCAGGCACTCCTCGAGCTTACGCGCCAAGCCGATGCCATTGCGTCGCACAGCCTGTTTGAACGCCTGCTCCTAGCCGCCCGATTGGCCGCACCGGGTACCGATCTGGAGCAATTCGGCTCCGCCCTCCATCGCCGCCTCATCGCCGCCACTGCAAACGGCACGCTCGGCCCCGCGCAAGCCGCCGTCCAACTCGGCGCCCTCGAGCGCTTCCGCCGCGGGCTCCAGGCCAAAATGGCGCCGCGGGTCGCGCTCGAGCGGCTCATGCTGGAGCTTGGCCAGTGATCGAGCTCACCATCGTAGTCGGCAGTTGGCTCGTCTTGCAGCGACAATTGGCCGCGCTCAGCCAAGGCCCGGCGCCGGTACTCGCTCCCAAACGCCCCAACGCGCAGCTAGCTCAGCTCGCCTCGTACGCCGACCGGCTCTATACCGAGCGCAAATGGCTCGCCGCCGAAAAAGCCTACCTCAACGTGCTCAAACTCGACCACAAAAACGTTACCGCCTACGTTCACCTCGGCATTATCTACTCCACCCAAAAAAACATGCCCGACGCCATCGAATGCTTCACTATTTCCGCTAGGCTTCGACCATCGGGCAGCTCATTCCAGAATTTAGCCCTCGCGTTCTATGATAATCGCAACTACATCAAATCAATCGCTGCCTACGAGAAAGCCATTATGTTCGAACCCCACACCCAGCGCTACGTTGGCCTCGGCAAAGCCCAGCTCAAACTGCACAATCTGGCCGCCGCCATCGAGGCCTTCGAGCACGCCGCCGAGCTTGATCCCTCGGCCCGCACCCTCCAGCGCCTGGCCGAGGCCTACGACGAGGCCGGCCGCAAGACCGACGCCGAGACCACCTACCAGCACATTCACGATCTCGATTCTGCTCTCCAACCTGCTCAAAAGCCTTGAAAGCCGAGCATTAAGCTGTTACTATATCCAAGTTGAAAATGCTCAACACGTGAGTAAATGCGTGATAGCGATGGAGTAATCGTGCCGACGTGGCTCAACGGTAGAGCAACAGTTTTGTAAACTGTAGGTTGCGGGTTCGATTCCTGTCGTCGGCTCCATTTTACCCTGCCGGGTTACTCAAGTGGCCAACGAGGGCTGACTGTAAATCAGCTGGCATTAGCCTTCGGGAGTTCGAATCTCTCACCCGGCACCAGTTTAGGCCCAAGTAGCTCAGTGGTAGAGCACTTCCATGGTAAGGAAGGGGTCCAGGGTTCAATCCCCTGCTTGGGCTCCATTTAGTAATACAAACTTTAGGATTAATCGAAAGCTCCATGAAGCGCCTCGTACTCAACCAACACGATAAAAAACTCACCGGCCTCTGCGCCGGGCTGGCCGACTATTTTGAGGTTGACGTCACCATCGTGCGTTTGCTGGTGCTGACCGTTGTCATCATGACGGGTGTGGTGCCAGGCTTCCTGGTTTATCTCATCGCCTCAGCCATCACCCCCAAAGAAGGAGAAGTAAAGTAATGCCCAAGCGCAACCGTCCGTTCATCACGCTGCGTTCCGAGGAAGACCCCACTATGGTCTACACCACCTCCAAAAACCCCAAAAACACCACCGCCCGCATCACGGCCCGGAAATATTCCAAGCTGTTGCGCAAAGTAGTGCTCTTCAAAGAAGCTAAATAACGGCTTCGCCAATCTACAAGGGGCTGCAGTTGCGGTCCTTTTTGGTGCTATGATCATGGATATGCTTTGGATTCTTCTCCTTTCGATCCACCTCATCGGGATCGTTGGCTACGCGCTCTATTTGCGCAAAAGCGCCCTCAGCTCCATCGACAAGACCCTGCTCGCCGCTCTCATGCAAACGGCGGTGTTTCTGCCCTCCCTCGCGCTGGCCGCTTACAGCGGGGTTAATCTTCACCTGCAGGCGTGGCAATGGGGCTCGCTGCTGCTCAACGGATTGTTTATCGTAGGCATTCAGTTTTTCGGCATTATGGCCCTCAAGTATCTCGAAGCCTCGGTGTTTACGATCATTTTCAGCCTGCGGCTCTTATTTACCACCATCCTCGGTCTAATTTT includes:
- the rpmJ gene encoding 50S ribosomal protein L36 translates to MKVRASVKPICARCKVIKREGVVRVICEVKPRHKQRQG
- the rpsM gene encoding 30S ribosomal protein S13, which encodes MARISGVNIPEAKRVEIALTYVFGIGPTTSRKILATTGINPDTRVKDLTEPEISKLRELIDKNYRVEGDLQREISLNIKRLKEINSYRGLRHKANLPVRGQRTKTNARTKRGRKVTMGSGRKKAASKT
- the rpsK gene encoding 30S ribosomal protein S11, translating into MAKPTPKTTSTARRRKIKRSVATGQMHVQATFNNTIVTFTDERGNALSWASSGSSGFKGSRKSTPYAAQTAAERAATAAKDYGLTRVDVLVNGVGSGRESAIRALTTMGIAVTSIKDVTGIPHGGCRPRKARRV
- the rpsD gene encoding 30S ribosomal protein S4, with the translated sequence MARNLTPIVKLSRREAVALHPKAIKGITKHPYKPGQHGPNAGRSKPSQYSLQLRQKQMVKRMYGLLEKQFAKVVHEAERRTGNSGDIMLTLLEQRFDNAVYRLGIAPSRQSARQLVTHGHFMLNGRRVDIPSIILKPGDEFSVRPKSAANAYFKQLGTDLGGSSAQVRWLSFDAKKLSGKVTGLPAREDITEEIHEQLIIEFYSR
- a CDS encoding DNA-directed RNA polymerase subunit alpha: MLHPIQLPELKPTREDGNKATFAVEPLHSGYGMTLGNSLRRVILSSLGGAAVTAVKIDSVAHEFSTIEGVKEDVVEIILNLKKLRFRVFSDEPQFLVLTASGKGEVKAGDIKTTADVEIVNPDQVIATLDTDKTKLGMEIKVEKGRGYVPVENREAEKLEVGMIAVDALYSPVVRVRYNVENTRVGQMTDLDRLVMEIETDGTITPAEAIRQAADILVDHFRVVAGNFSAEDTGTIIGGTAESGSAKINIEEINLSPRTTNALINNDIKSVKDLLKLSDTELRELKGFGSKAYEEVKEKIAELGISDAEKVA
- the rplQ gene encoding 50S ribosomal protein L17; the encoded protein is MHRHSYTGRKLQLAAGPRRALVRGQLTSLTLHEAITTTLPKAKEVAPAFERLVTYAKKGTLAGGRSLRRELLTENAVQKMIQELAPAFESRHGGYTRIIKLANRLGDNAPMARLELVLDDIKPAVVASAAPAKAKTKAPAKTKAAATKKTAVAATATNEAPNA
- the rplM gene encoding 50S ribosomal protein L13 is translated as MLKTYSPKPSELTHDWYIIDAQGKTLGRLATLVATYLLGKHRVQFSPHLDCGDNIVIINAAQIAVTGNKLTDKKYYHHSGYPGGIKETSLAELISRNPAAALEKAVTGMLPKNKLTDDRLRRLKVYAGAEHPHAGQNPKPLGDN
- the rpsI gene encoding 30S ribosomal protein S9, whose translation is MADATHYHYARGRRKEAIATVRLYPGKGEIVVGDKTAADYFNNDALVTVVEQPIKLAGQEQKLRVSLHVKGGGKRGQAEAAQLAIARALNVMSEDLRPTLKKAGFLTRDPREKERMKPGLKKARKASQFSKR
- the thrC gene encoding threonine synthase; translation: MKFYALGNPRDSATFREAVERGLAKNGSLYFPTRIPKLSRPQLESLVDATPSEVAYVLLSAWLGDELAEANLRSIIAQACTFEVPVVQVGPKEVLEVFHGPTAAFKDVAARYLAAFMGFYGAENGHTSIVLVATSGDTGGAIAQGFAGIPDTHVVVLFPRGRVSQLQREQLTRVAANITSLEVEGSFDDCQDLVKRALNDPSLSQLHLTTANSISIGRLLPQITYYVTGSLAAGGLHRPLRFVVPSGNLGNLTAGTLARAMGAPITSFLAANNANNLLHRYLQSPEAGTRPVQATFANAMDVGRPGNLPRLAQVFGDHHSQLTAAVTGATITDAEIIATIQKVWTEHHYLLDPHTAVAWAASDAHPAAAATDVIVATAAPQKFASEIEALCGIPVDNTQLLQQLQHIPVRFQAMPNSYQALLDVLASVSPHAPSTL
- a CDS encoding TrkA family potassium uptake protein, which translates into the protein MNQHNQRTIRGLIIFAVSIGLLGTLGFSHFAHLSVGEAIYETFIILLTHYDHYGFTDTPSRLLVILLIISSLGLVAYLLKWLAEYMMGLSDNVRRLRVQAKVEKLKNHYIVCGLGRVGAQVAGEMMHEGVSFVGLDRDEGKVADALGRGQMALALDSTVEEVLTSVGIQKAAGLVACLGEDSLNLFVVLAARSLNPNLYIVARANRPENEIKLKHAGANRVAMPYQIGGYHMASMALRPNVVDYMDVMTGKNGLTELEVEEMVVGEHSQLAGHRLGKTLAEGEIGATVIAINGIDGTSRVRPTGKEVIYPGDRLIILGAKRDLTRASELIR
- a CDS encoding RluA family pseudouridine synthase yields the protein MTLEAFTVTPRAANERLDVYLAQQTTRPRSQIQRLVKAGLVLVNDRPQRASYAVQAGDKLTVGETSAPTGRPSAPDLPIIYEDDDLFVVDKPAGLLVHPGAGSGQAASVADFARPRTTDPDAERPGIVHRLDRDTSGLLIIAKTLEAKAFLQDAFKRRQIHKTYQLLVVGLPSHEEATIKLPLGRHPAHPLRQTVVSGGREAATSYRLVRSFPGFALLEAQPQSGRTHQLRVHFAALGHPVAGDTAYGVPRRPLGLRRQFLHAAGLQFTAPSGRELQLHSPLPTDLAAALARLESSAEAAPSPTGDQL
- a CDS encoding tetratricopeptide repeat protein codes for the protein MIELTIVVGSWLVLQRQLAALSQGPAPVLAPKRPNAQLAQLASYADRLYTERKWLAAEKAYLNVLKLDHKNVTAYVHLGIIYSTQKNMPDAIECFTISARLRPSGSSFQNLALAFYDNRNYIKSIAAYEKAIMFEPHTQRYVGLGKAQLKLHNLAAAIEAFEHAAELDPSARTLQRLAEAYDEAGRKTDAETTYQHIHDLDSALQPAQKP
- a CDS encoding PspC domain-containing protein; its protein translation is MKRLVLNQHDKKLTGLCAGLADYFEVDVTIVRLLVLTVVIMTGVVPGFLVYLIASAITPKEGEVK
- the rpmG gene encoding 50S ribosomal protein L33, with protein sequence MPKRNRPFITLRSEEDPTMVYTTSKNPKNTTARITARKYSKLLRKVVLFKEAK